In Thauera sp. JM12B12, one DNA window encodes the following:
- the dctP gene encoding TRAP transporter substrate-binding protein DctP: MNIGIRIRRLAAGVTLGFATLSAAAADWKFAVEEGPGDVQTLYAEEFKRLVEERTQGKVKVTIYTYGQLGNENDLTELTAVGAIQFSNASPGHLGTFVPEVQVLSLPFLLPESDKAKGDVLSNSKALYEDLAKDFTAKGLKLFTVYPEGEMVWTTKKPVRTPEDLGDVKFRVMTSPILIEQFKLYGANPVALPWGEVYGGLQMNVIQAQVNPAFFIESAKFHEVTSHLVHVGDVEYTTTVVANADFWDGLSDEQRTMLGKVRDDLQTFILEKQREKNAAAVEKMLKDNPKLSVIKLTPEERDVFRKRAEPLADTLVGMVGGRSGQILEQLRADIAKAEKAVEAK; encoded by the coding sequence ATGAACATTGGCATCCGCATTCGGCGTCTCGCCGCAGGCGTCACGCTCGGCTTCGCTACCCTTTCCGCGGCCGCTGCCGACTGGAAGTTCGCCGTCGAGGAAGGTCCGGGCGACGTGCAGACACTGTACGCCGAGGAGTTCAAGCGCCTCGTCGAGGAGCGTACCCAGGGCAAGGTGAAGGTCACGATCTATACCTACGGGCAGCTCGGTAACGAGAACGATCTGACCGAGCTCACCGCCGTCGGCGCGATCCAGTTCTCGAATGCCTCCCCCGGTCACCTCGGGACCTTCGTGCCCGAAGTCCAGGTGCTGAGCCTGCCCTTCCTGCTGCCGGAATCGGACAAGGCCAAGGGCGATGTGCTGTCGAACAGCAAGGCCTTGTACGAGGATCTGGCCAAGGACTTCACCGCCAAGGGGCTGAAGCTGTTCACCGTCTATCCCGAAGGCGAGATGGTGTGGACGACCAAGAAGCCGGTGCGCACGCCGGAGGACCTCGGTGACGTCAAGTTCCGGGTGATGACCTCGCCGATCCTGATCGAGCAGTTCAAGCTCTATGGCGCCAACCCGGTGGCGCTGCCCTGGGGGGAAGTGTACGGTGGCCTGCAGATGAACGTGATCCAGGCCCAGGTCAACCCGGCCTTCTTCATCGAGAGCGCGAAGTTCCACGAGGTCACCAGCCACCTCGTGCATGTCGGCGACGTCGAGTACACGACCACGGTGGTCGCCAACGCCGACTTCTGGGACGGCCTGTCCGACGAGCAGCGGACGATGCTCGGCAAGGTCCGCGACGATTTGCAGACCTTCATCCTCGAGAAGCAGCGCGAGAAGAACGCCGCCGCCGTCGAGAAGATGCTGAAGGACAATCCCAAGCTCAGCGTCATCAAGCTGACCCCAGAGGAGCGCGATGTCTTCCGCAAGCGCGCCGAGCCGCTGGCCGATACGCTGGTCGGCATGGTGGGCGGTCGCAGCGGCCAGATTCTCGAGCAGTTGAGGGCCGACATCGCCAAGGCGGAGAAGGCGGTCGAAGCCAAGTAA
- a CDS encoding DMT family transporter, which yields MNDRQRALVMVALGVLLLSPDALVLRWISADPLHVLVWRGLLMAAGMGVVLLLRYRAALPRALLRCGWAGVGCALCYCLSTICFLQAISLAGAASTLMIYSVSPLVAGLASWAWLGERLPLRSVVAIGVSALGIALIVSDDSPGANLTGSLLALAGAALLALNFTLARSRPTVDMSPALMPGALLAAGFAFVVGGAPVLQEAELMVLAVMAGVLLPLGFMLVQLGPRRIGAAEVGLLLLLEVVLGPLWVWLMLDETPGPTVLVGGGVVIAALLGHALAGWRAEA from the coding sequence ATGAATGACCGACAGCGTGCCCTGGTGATGGTCGCCCTTGGGGTGCTGTTGCTGTCGCCCGATGCGCTCGTACTGCGCTGGATCTCGGCCGACCCGCTGCACGTGCTGGTCTGGCGTGGGCTGCTGATGGCCGCGGGCATGGGGGTCGTGCTGCTGCTGCGGTATCGGGCCGCACTGCCGCGGGCCTTGCTGCGATGCGGCTGGGCCGGGGTCGGCTGTGCGCTGTGCTACTGCCTCAGCACGATCTGCTTCCTGCAGGCGATCAGCCTTGCCGGGGCGGCCAGCACGCTGATGATCTACAGCGTGTCGCCTCTGGTGGCGGGGCTGGCGAGCTGGGCCTGGCTCGGTGAGCGCCTGCCGCTGCGCAGCGTGGTCGCGATCGGCGTGAGCGCGCTCGGCATCGCGCTGATCGTCAGCGACGACTCGCCCGGAGCCAACCTGACCGGCAGCCTCCTTGCGCTCGCGGGCGCCGCGCTGCTGGCGCTCAACTTCACCCTGGCACGAAGCCGTCCCACCGTCGACATGAGTCCGGCGCTCATGCCGGGCGCCTTGCTCGCCGCCGGATTCGCATTCGTGGTCGGCGGGGCGCCTGTGCTGCAGGAGGCCGAGCTCATGGTGCTGGCGGTCATGGCGGGCGTGCTGCTGCCGCTCGGGTTCATGCTCGTGCAGCTCGGACCACGCAGGATTGGCGCGGCCGAGGTCGGCCTGCTGCTGCTGCTCGAGGTCGTGCTCGGACCGCTATGGGTGTGGCTGATGCTCGACGAGACGCCCGGACCCACGGTGCTCGTCGGCGGCGGCGTCGTCATCGCGGCCCTGCTCGGCCATGCGCTCGCGGGTTGGCGGGCCGAGGCCTGA
- a CDS encoding VanZ family protein — MPSSVRKLLRVSFAIALIAVFWLALLPTPDVVRLFAWQDKIEHAVLFALLALLALAAWPQRPLAIALGLLLYGAAMEFAQSMTAHRFGDPWDWVADAVGLLILLPFALRDR; from the coding sequence ATGCCCTCATCCGTTCGCAAACTCTTGCGTGTCAGCTTCGCCATCGCCCTGATCGCGGTGTTCTGGCTGGCCCTGCTGCCCACCCCCGACGTCGTCAGGCTCTTCGCCTGGCAGGACAAGATCGAACACGCGGTGTTGTTTGCCCTGCTCGCCCTCCTCGCGCTCGCGGCCTGGCCCCAACGACCGCTGGCGATCGCGCTCGGACTGCTGCTCTATGGCGCGGCGATGGAGTTCGCGCAATCGATGACCGCGCATCGCTTCGGCGATCCGTGGGACTGGGTGGCGGACGCGGTGGGGCTGCTCATACTGCTGCCCTTCGCCTTGCGGGACAGGTGA
- a CDS encoding PQQ-dependent sugar dehydrogenase, which produces MLAAALLSAALVALPVSARDLIVRTEAGNVKVVEVASGLQSPWSLAFLPDGRMLVTERPGRLRLVGADGTVSAPIEGIPTVHARGQGGLLDVALGPNFVEDGLIVFAYAEPTERGARTAVARARLDIEGLRLHDVRRIFAQDEDPSGNHHWGSRLVFAPDGTLFVTLGDRFHPRERAQALDSHLGKVVRITLDGGVPTDNPFATRAGARPEIWSYGHRNVQGAALHPQTGELWTHEHGPQGGDEVNRTRAGLNYGWPEVTYGREYVTGRKIGEAETRADVEPPVLQWTPSIAPSGMAFYSGDVFPAWKGSLFVGSLKFQILARLELDGGRVVHEERLLGELGRRIRDVRQGPDGHLWLVDETEGRILRLDPA; this is translated from the coding sequence ATGCTGGCGGCGGCATTGCTCTCGGCTGCCCTGGTTGCGCTGCCGGTTTCGGCGCGGGACCTGATCGTGCGCACCGAGGCCGGCAACGTCAAGGTGGTGGAGGTGGCGAGCGGACTGCAGAGCCCTTGGTCACTGGCTTTCCTGCCCGACGGTCGCATGCTGGTGACCGAGCGCCCTGGACGGCTGCGCCTGGTCGGTGCCGATGGCACGGTCTCGGCCCCGATCGAAGGCATCCCGACGGTGCATGCGCGCGGCCAGGGCGGGTTGCTCGACGTGGCCCTCGGACCGAACTTCGTCGAGGACGGCTTGATCGTGTTCGCCTACGCCGAACCCACCGAGCGCGGCGCGCGCACTGCAGTGGCGCGCGCGCGCCTGGACATCGAGGGGCTGCGCCTGCACGACGTGCGCCGCATCTTCGCCCAGGACGAGGACCCGTCGGGCAACCACCACTGGGGCTCGCGCCTGGTGTTCGCCCCCGACGGCACGCTGTTCGTGACCCTGGGCGATCGCTTCCATCCGCGCGAGCGCGCCCAGGCGCTCGACAGCCACCTCGGCAAGGTGGTGCGCATCACGCTCGATGGTGGCGTACCCACCGACAACCCGTTCGCCACGCGCGCCGGGGCCCGGCCGGAGATCTGGTCGTATGGGCATCGCAACGTGCAGGGCGCCGCCTTGCATCCGCAGACGGGCGAACTGTGGACCCACGAGCATGGCCCGCAGGGCGGTGACGAGGTCAACCGCACGCGCGCCGGACTCAACTACGGCTGGCCCGAGGTCACCTATGGCCGCGAATACGTCACCGGGCGCAAGATCGGCGAGGCCGAGACACGCGCGGACGTCGAGCCGCCGGTGCTGCAATGGACGCCCTCGATCGCGCCCTCGGGCATGGCCTTCTACAGTGGCGACGTCTTCCCGGCCTGGAAGGGCAGCCTCTTCGTCGGTTCGTTGAAGTTCCAGATTCTCGCCCGCCTCGAGCTCGACGGCGGGCGCGTGGTGCACGAGGAGCGCCTGCTCGGCGAACTCGGTCGTCGTATCCGCGACGTGCGCCAGGGGCCGGACGGCCACCTGTGGCTGGTGGACGAGACCGAGGGCCGCATCCTGCGTCTCGACCCCGCCTGA
- a CDS encoding HDOD domain-containing protein yields the protein MTSRIGRFEIRRELGRGAQSVVHLAWDPQLEREVALKTLHLTAAQRQDNAALLAEARAVSRLRHPGIVPVFEAGEEAGDPYLVFEYVPGETLAALMRRRGALPAAEAVALLLGVLDALAEAHAQGVIHRDLKPSNVLIDKGGQPRVMDFGIARRADDPRARDGLSGTPGYMAPEYIERRELSARNDVFAAGVMLVELLSGRPLHGDLDAARILERTRTTAIAFPAGAAVVDETLAAIALRAAALDPEARFNDVDAFRGALETWLRPEEAATDGEEGAHPGAVEFLLRRMKHRGDFPALSESVVAINRIASSESENVGTLSALILRDFSLTNKLLRVVNSAHFRPAGGGQISTISRAVVVLGFDAVRNIAITVLLFEHLQNKTNAAHLKEEFLRACLAGLFARDVAARLRLRDTEQTYICAVFHNLGRLLCQFYFPEESEDIRRIAQQQGCSEEAAAMRVIGTDFEALGIALARHWGFPELIQQSMRRLPEGPVRRPQTPDERLRALAACANEYCDAVALMAPADRERAMQAIAARFVDAVPVDTHGARDLMQGAIGEIGDFARIIKVTLSQTRIGRHLTQFIDGSQAAPTLQSPLADVPTSALLDQSTPVEVSPEGHKAADAQAVLSSGIQDISNTLVEDFKLNDVLRIILETMYRAMGFKRVLLCIRDARSNSMTGRFGFGPEVGELAKHLRFSLSAHPDNVFNVATAKGVDILISDIDDTKIAARIPEWYRKSVPSRTFCLFPLMIKGRSVAMIYADKDHAGDIRISEQELALLRTLRNQAVLAIKQAG from the coding sequence ATGACAAGCAGGATCGGGCGGTTCGAAATCAGGCGCGAACTCGGGCGTGGGGCGCAGAGCGTCGTACATCTGGCATGGGACCCGCAGCTCGAGCGCGAGGTGGCGCTGAAGACCCTGCATCTCACCGCAGCCCAGCGCCAGGACAACGCCGCCCTGCTCGCCGAGGCGCGTGCCGTGAGCCGCCTGCGCCATCCGGGAATCGTGCCGGTGTTCGAAGCCGGGGAGGAGGCCGGCGACCCGTATCTGGTGTTCGAGTACGTGCCCGGCGAGACCCTGGCCGCGCTCATGCGCCGGCGCGGCGCACTGCCCGCCGCCGAGGCCGTCGCGCTGCTGCTGGGCGTGCTCGACGCCCTCGCCGAGGCCCATGCCCAGGGCGTCATCCACCGCGACCTCAAGCCGAGCAACGTGCTCATCGACAAGGGCGGCCAGCCGCGCGTGATGGATTTCGGCATCGCGCGCCGGGCCGACGACCCGCGCGCGCGCGACGGCCTGTCGGGCACGCCCGGCTACATGGCACCCGAGTACATCGAGCGCCGCGAGTTGAGCGCGCGCAACGACGTGTTCGCCGCCGGCGTGATGCTGGTCGAGCTGTTGTCCGGCCGCCCGCTGCACGGCGACCTGGACGCCGCGCGCATCCTGGAGCGCACGCGGACCACGGCGATCGCCTTCCCCGCCGGCGCTGCGGTCGTCGACGAGACGCTGGCGGCGATCGCGCTGCGTGCGGCCGCGCTCGATCCCGAGGCCCGCTTCAACGACGTCGACGCCTTCCGCGGCGCGCTCGAAACCTGGTTGCGCCCCGAGGAGGCCGCCACCGACGGCGAAGAAGGCGCCCACCCGGGCGCGGTCGAGTTCCTGCTGCGCCGCATGAAGCACCGCGGCGACTTCCCCGCGCTGTCGGAGTCGGTGGTGGCGATCAACCGCATCGCCTCGAGTGAATCGGAGAACGTCGGCACCCTGTCGGCGCTGATCCTGCGCGACTTCTCGCTCACCAACAAGCTGCTGCGGGTGGTCAACTCGGCACACTTCCGCCCGGCCGGAGGTGGGCAGATCAGCACCATCTCGCGCGCGGTCGTGGTGCTCGGTTTCGACGCGGTGCGCAACATCGCGATCACCGTGCTGCTGTTCGAGCACCTGCAGAACAAGACCAACGCCGCTCACCTCAAGGAGGAGTTCCTGCGCGCCTGCCTGGCCGGCCTGTTCGCACGCGACGTCGCGGCGCGCCTGCGCCTGCGCGACACCGAGCAGACCTACATCTGCGCGGTGTTCCACAACCTCGGGCGACTGCTCTGCCAGTTCTACTTCCCCGAGGAGAGCGAGGACATCCGGCGCATTGCACAGCAGCAGGGCTGCAGCGAGGAGGCAGCCGCAATGCGCGTGATCGGCACCGATTTCGAGGCGCTCGGCATCGCCCTCGCACGCCACTGGGGTTTCCCCGAGCTCATCCAGCAGAGCATGCGCCGTCTGCCCGAAGGCCCGGTCCGCCGCCCGCAGACCCCGGACGAACGCCTGCGTGCGCTCGCTGCCTGCGCCAACGAGTATTGCGACGCGGTGGCGCTGATGGCGCCCGCCGATCGCGAGCGCGCCATGCAGGCGATCGCCGCGCGCTTCGTCGACGCGGTGCCCGTCGACACCCACGGCGCGCGCGACCTCATGCAGGGCGCGATCGGCGAGATCGGCGACTTCGCACGCATCATCAAGGTCACCCTCTCGCAGACGCGCATCGGGCGCCACCTCACCCAGTTCATCGACGGCAGCCAGGCCGCGCCCACGCTGCAGAGTCCGCTCGCGGACGTGCCGACCTCCGCGCTGCTGGATCAGTCCACGCCCGTCGAGGTCAGCCCTGAAGGCCACAAGGCCGCGGATGCCCAGGCGGTGCTCAGCTCCGGGATCCAGGACATCAGCAACACCCTGGTCGAAGACTTCAAGCTCAACGACGTGCTGCGCATCATCCTCGAGACCATGTACCGGGCGATGGGCTTCAAGCGCGTTCTGCTGTGCATCCGCGATGCCCGCAGCAACAGCATGACCGGGCGCTTCGGCTTCGGACCGGAGGTGGGCGAGCTGGCCAAGCACCTGCGCTTCAGCCTGTCCGCCCATCCGGACAACGTCTTCAACGTCGCCACCGCGAAGGGCGTCGACATCCTGATCTCGGACATCGACGACACCAAGATCGCCGCCCGGATCCCGGAGTGGTACCGCAAGTCGGTGCCCTCGCGCACCTTCTGCCTGTTCCCGCTGATGATCAAGGGCCGGTCGGTGGCAATGATCTACGCCGACAAGGACCACGCCGGCGACATCCGCATCAGCGAGCAGGAGCTCGCCCTGCTGCGCACGCTGCGCAACCAGGCGGTGCTGGCGATCAAGCAGGCCGGCTGA
- a CDS encoding diacylglycerol kinase gives MESPFKGKTGLRRVWNALHYSIDGLSAAYRHEDAFRQEIWLTLVAIPLALWLGDSALERAIMIASVLLVLIVELVNSAIEATVDRVSLERHQLAKRAKDIGSAAVLIALVNAAVVWGLVLLG, from the coding sequence ATGGAGAGCCCCTTCAAAGGCAAGACCGGTCTGCGCCGGGTCTGGAACGCCTTGCACTACTCGATTGACGGGCTGAGCGCAGCCTATCGGCACGAAGATGCGTTCCGCCAGGAAATATGGCTCACCCTGGTCGCAATTCCGCTCGCGCTGTGGCTGGGCGACTCGGCGCTCGAGCGCGCGATCATGATCGCCAGCGTGCTGCTGGTGCTGATCGTCGAACTGGTGAACTCCGCGATCGAAGCGACGGTCGACAGAGTGTCGCTGGAGCGTCACCAGCTCGCCAAGCGCGCGAAGGACATCGGCAGCGCCGCGGTGCTGATCGCACTCGTGAACGCTGCCGTGGTGTGGGGCCTGGTGCTGTTGGGCTGA
- a CDS encoding DUF882 domain-containing protein translates to MSRFFRNHDVPQRRLFLKGLATLPLGFSAGALHAAQHDRQLGFRHTHTDERLHLAFRNRHGYIEPALQRMNWLLRDFRTGQSTRMDPRLYDILHALRMACGGETFEIISGYRSPATNSMLRKTGGGGVAKRSLHMDGKAIDIRLVGVDTARLRDAALALGAGGVGYYPESDFLHIDTGPVRSWGPKSA, encoded by the coding sequence ATGTCCAGATTCTTCCGAAATCACGACGTTCCGCAGCGCCGCCTGTTCCTCAAGGGCCTCGCCACCTTACCCCTCGGTTTCTCCGCCGGTGCGCTGCATGCGGCCCAACACGACCGCCAGCTCGGCTTCCGGCACACGCACACCGACGAACGTCTGCATCTCGCATTCCGCAACCGCCACGGCTATATCGAGCCCGCACTGCAGCGGATGAACTGGCTCCTGCGCGACTTCCGTACCGGGCAGTCTACACGCATGGATCCCCGCCTCTATGACATCCTTCACGCCTTGCGCATGGCATGCGGCGGCGAAACCTTCGAGATCATCTCGGGCTACCGCTCGCCGGCCACCAACAGCATGTTGCGCAAGACCGGCGGCGGCGGCGTAGCCAAGCGCAGCCTGCACATGGACGGCAAGGCGATCGACATCCGCCTGGTGGGCGTGGACACCGCGCGCCTGCGTGACGCCGCGCTCGCCCTCGGCGCCGGCGGCGTGGGCTACTACCCCGAATCCGATTTCCTGCACATCGACACCGGCCCGGTACGCAGCTGGGGGCCGAAGTCCGCCTGA
- a CDS encoding L,D-transpeptidase family protein codes for MADAALALQIEQRLRQRPATADETTALFYLSRAYRPAWDSPVRVEGLISAVEALRGHGLEPGDFNPERLRLAAAEAGAAPSVEARAEHELLFTDTLAAVLLQIRHGKVDPRSLYRQWNFTPPPNPYERAGELAGVIRAGDLRAAVEAHAPELPLYRALQQGLAHYQALADLGDWPKVPAGSTLRPGERSPRIPALRARLLAGGETGLDEANPNRYDPPLVEAVKRFQARQGLEADGVVGAQTLLALNTSPAQRVDQIRANLERLRWVAADLRGDRLLVDIVGYHADLVLDGQRVWTSKVIVGKPARKTPSLRDSVVSLVFNPKWVVPPTILREDVIPRAARNPDYLASQRLRVVDRSGQTVDPESIDWEGARQSGFPYRLVQQSGADGSLGRIKFSLSNPYAIYLHDTNARGLFRRAERALSSGCVRVEKPEELARILLDDAQAWSAERLESALASGRTRTVDVGRDVRVLLHYATAAIDESGALQLRNDIYDHDRGILAALAAPRG; via the coding sequence GTGGCCGATGCGGCGCTGGCGCTGCAGATCGAGCAGCGGCTGCGCCAGCGCCCGGCCACCGCCGACGAGACCACCGCGCTGTTCTACCTCTCGCGTGCCTACCGGCCCGCGTGGGACAGTCCCGTGCGCGTCGAGGGGCTGATTTCCGCGGTCGAAGCCCTCCGTGGCCACGGCCTCGAGCCTGGCGACTTCAACCCCGAGCGCCTGCGCCTGGCCGCGGCCGAAGCAGGCGCGGCGCCGAGTGTCGAGGCGCGCGCCGAGCACGAGCTGCTGTTCACCGATACCCTGGCGGCCGTGCTGTTGCAGATTCGTCACGGCAAGGTCGATCCGCGCAGCCTCTACCGCCAGTGGAATTTCACCCCGCCACCGAATCCGTATGAGCGCGCGGGCGAACTCGCCGGCGTGATCCGGGCGGGCGACCTGCGCGCAGCGGTCGAGGCGCATGCGCCCGAGCTGCCGCTGTATCGCGCGCTGCAGCAGGGGCTTGCGCATTACCAGGCCTTGGCCGATCTCGGCGACTGGCCCAAGGTGCCGGCCGGCTCGACGCTGCGCCCCGGCGAGCGCAGCCCCCGCATTCCGGCGCTGCGCGCGCGCCTGCTGGCGGGGGGCGAGACGGGGCTGGACGAAGCCAACCCGAATCGCTACGACCCGCCACTGGTCGAAGCCGTGAAGCGTTTCCAGGCGCGCCAAGGCCTCGAGGCCGACGGTGTGGTCGGCGCGCAGACCCTGCTCGCGCTCAACACCAGCCCGGCACAGCGTGTCGATCAGATCCGCGCCAACCTCGAACGCTTGCGCTGGGTGGCGGCCGACCTGCGCGGCGATCGCCTGCTGGTGGATATCGTCGGCTATCACGCCGATCTCGTGCTGGATGGACAGCGGGTGTGGACGTCGAAGGTCATCGTCGGCAAGCCCGCGCGCAAGACACCCTCCCTGCGTGACAGCGTGGTGAGCCTGGTGTTCAACCCGAAGTGGGTGGTGCCGCCCACCATCCTGCGCGAGGACGTGATCCCGCGCGCGGCGCGCAACCCCGACTACCTTGCCAGCCAGCGCCTGCGCGTGGTGGATCGCAGCGGGCAGACCGTGGACCCCGAGTCCATCGATTGGGAGGGGGCTCGCCAGAGCGGTTTCCCGTATCGCTTGGTGCAGCAGTCGGGGGCGGACGGGTCGCTCGGGCGGATCAAGTTCTCGCTGTCGAATCCCTACGCGATCTATCTCCACGACACCAACGCGCGCGGGCTCTTCCGGCGCGCCGAGCGCGCCTTGAGCTCGGGCTGCGTGCGCGTCGAGAAACCGGAAGAGCTCGCCCGCATCCTGCTCGACGATGCGCAGGCGTGGAGCGCGGAGAGGCTCGAGTCCGCGCTCGCCAGCGGGCGCACGCGCACCGTCGATGTCGGGCGCGATGTCCGCGTGCTGCTGCACTACGCGACCGCGGCCATCGACGAGAGCGGGGCGCTGCAGTTGCGCAACGACATCTACGACCACGACCGCGGCATCCTCGCCGCGCTCGCGGCGCCACGCGGCTGA
- a CDS encoding glycosyltransferase family 1 protein produces the protein MRTLDYTTEELCQAPRLRIALVTETWPPEVNGVAMTLRRMVDGLIRRGHAVQLIRPRQTATDRAGRSDGLEEVLARGLKLPRYDGLKLGLPARVRLVREWSRQRPDLVHVATEGPLGWTAVTAANKLRIPVTSDFHTNFDHYSGHYGLGWLRQPVAAYLRRFHNRTAATYVPTAELAGSLSAQGYVGVEVISRGVDTALYAPARRSETLRREWGLAPDGLAVISVGRLAPEKNLGLTLRAFDAIQRQRPDARMIVVGDGPLRESIARSHPGVVFAGMRHGEDLAAHYASADLFLFPSLTETFGNVTLEAMASGVCPLAYDYAAAAEVIRDLGNGAVVPCGDEHGFIERAVQLGVADALRGELGRAARHTAEAIDWERVNERFAEALVRAWRGSREAPASAPARYAPEAGN, from the coding sequence ATGAGAACGCTCGACTACACGACAGAAGAGCTCTGTCAGGCGCCCCGCCTGCGCATCGCGCTGGTCACCGAGACCTGGCCGCCGGAGGTGAATGGCGTCGCGATGACCTTGCGGCGCATGGTCGATGGGCTGATCCGGCGCGGCCACGCGGTGCAGCTGATCCGCCCGCGGCAGACGGCGACCGATCGCGCCGGACGCTCCGACGGGCTGGAGGAGGTCCTCGCGCGCGGGCTGAAGCTGCCGCGCTACGATGGTCTCAAGCTCGGCCTGCCGGCGCGGGTGCGGCTCGTGCGCGAGTGGTCGCGCCAGCGCCCCGACCTGGTGCATGTGGCCACCGAAGGCCCGCTCGGCTGGACCGCGGTGACGGCGGCGAACAAGCTGCGCATCCCGGTCACCTCCGACTTCCACACCAACTTCGACCACTACAGCGGCCATTATGGCCTGGGCTGGCTGAGGCAGCCGGTGGCGGCCTATCTGCGCCGCTTCCACAACCGCACCGCGGCCACCTATGTGCCCACCGCGGAGCTGGCTGGCAGCCTGAGCGCGCAGGGCTATGTCGGGGTCGAGGTGATCTCGCGTGGCGTCGATACCGCCCTGTATGCGCCTGCCCGCCGCAGCGAGACCCTGCGCCGCGAGTGGGGCCTGGCTCCGGATGGCCTGGCGGTGATCAGCGTCGGCCGGCTGGCCCCGGAGAAGAATCTCGGCCTGACCCTGCGCGCCTTCGATGCGATCCAGCGGCAGCGACCGGACGCGCGCATGATCGTGGTCGGTGACGGCCCGCTGCGCGAGTCGATCGCCCGCAGCCATCCAGGGGTCGTGTTCGCCGGCATGCGCCACGGCGAGGACCTCGCGGCCCATTACGCGTCGGCCGACCTGTTCCTGTTTCCCAGCCTCACCGAGACCTTCGGCAACGTCACCCTCGAGGCGATGGCAAGCGGCGTGTGCCCGCTGGCCTACGACTATGCGGCCGCCGCCGAGGTGATCCGTGACCTCGGCAACGGTGCGGTGGTGCCCTGTGGCGACGAGCACGGCTTCATCGAGCGTGCCGTGCAGCTCGGCGTCGCCGATGCCTTGCGCGGCGAGCTTGGACGCGCCGCCCGCCACACCGCCGAGGCCATCGACTGGGAGCGCGTGAATGAGCGCTTCGCCGAGGCCCTGGTACGTGC